A section of the Carassius carassius chromosome 17, fCarCar2.1, whole genome shotgun sequence genome encodes:
- the chl1b gene encoding neural cell adhesion molecule L1-like protein isoform X2, which translates to MWLLQKILFLLVACLHMSCKYQSNALDIPLEVEQLPTITEHSPASLIAFSIEESFPMKCEATGNPGPEFRWTKNAQDFDPYQDPRLITLDDSGTFIIPNNGNLTEFQGNYRCFATNKLGTAMSEEIEFIVPNVPKFPKEIIDPIEVIEGQSVILECNPPKGIPPLQIYWMTMSLQHIEQDERVSVGLNGNLYFSNAIKTDSRRDYCCFAAFPRIRTIVQKNAMSVVVKSNKLMKDSDSGSGRGYANSLLERKPSLLTPTGKESHTYLVKGEDLQLECIAEGFPTPEVEWVKIGSHKLPERAVVESHGKLLTVEMVNEEDEGKYMCRAKNLYGDVMHYFHVTVEESPEFEIEPQSQLVTIGADVVIKCVVNGNPQPSVVWRVNGQPLNDVPTSNRKVLKDGTISIHNAKPENSAVYQCEATNRHGTILANANIMIMNIQPLILTENNLQYMAVEGKGVVMHCKVFSSPASSITWSKADSADAVEGERFSVHKNGSLEIQNIMKEDIGEYSCFAQNTEGKVAIATTLEVKDPTRIVDPPRDLRVLAGTTIQFSCQAEFDPSIGDDFEILWEKDGMALNGSENARYILDDGVLEIINVNFGDQGFYVCVARTPFDQDMALAQLSVVDVPDPPEDVILSEHNGRSVKLQWIPGDDHNSSITEFVIEFEENQHEPGNWREMMRVPGNHHSALLKLHSHVDYRFRVYAINEVGSGRPSQATERYKTPASAPDKNPENIKIEGHLPQEMDINWEPLSPIEHNGPGLEYKVSYRRQGNGEDWTEHMVKRHSFLVTNTPTFVLYQIKIQARNHMGWGPEPKIITAYSGEDFPSAAPEDVAVDVMNSTMMKVKWKHVQKEKLNGHLGGYRISYWRLRSLLDSKKTHGDKHTLTFSGERNHAVVTGLRPFSEYSLIVMAFNSRGNGPGSHPVSFKTPEGVPGQAAAFSVTNIQKHKVTLTWSPPVDANGFITGYILQYQLINDTEELGSLMTLNVSADSNKLHLQDLESLSKYKFYLRSCTRVGCGPAVSEERTTVPEATSPDVASFNIRKSGSRLPPRKTTVSPVANATLSSIAVLNISTSVSHDFANISWIPGTEQKESELYIAFMNNREGNWKISDVLNSSKTFHIIEGLEPGTEYTVRLMTKSWVDNSSIFEDVIRTSATDLAGIRGGISNQGWFIGLMCAIALLTLIVLIACFVNRNKGGKYSVKEKEDLHPDLESQGINDDTFCEYSDNDEKPLKSSQHSLNGDLKGGDSGDSMVDYGDEDAHFHEDGSFIGEYSGRKERVSMEIKGNNQSIA; encoded by the exons ATGTGGTTGCTACAGAAAATCCTCTTCCTTTTGGTTGCTTGCCTTCATATGAGCTGCAAGTATCAGAGTAATGCCTTGGATATTCCACTTGAAG TGGAGCAGCTGCCCACAATTACAGAGCACTCACCTGCCTCTCTGATCGCCTTCTCTATCGAAGAGAGCTTTCCTATGAAGTGTGAGGCCACAGGAAACCCTGGACCGGA ATTCAGGTGGACAAAGAATGCTCAAGACTTTGATCCTTATCAGGACCCCAGATTAATAACATTAGATGATTCCGGAACATTCATCATCCCCAATAATGGGAATCTGACAGAATTCCAGGGCAATTATCGCTGCTTTGCAACCAACAAGTTAGGAACGGCCATGTCGGAAGAGATTGAATTCATTGTTCCGA ATGTTCCAAAGTTCCCTAAAGAGATCATCGATCCGATTGAGGTTATAGAAGGTCAGTCAGTCATTCTGGAGTGCAACCCACCTAAAGGAATCCCCCCACTGCAAATCTACTGGATGACAATGA GTCTGCAGCACATCGAGCAGGATGAGAGAGTATCAGTGGGTCTGAATGGGAACCTGTACTTCTCAAACGCCATCAAGACGGACAGTCGCAGAGATTACTGCTGCTTTGCTGCCTTCCCCCGGATACGAACCATCGTCCAGAAAAATGCCATGTCTGTCGTGGTCAAAAGCA ACAAGTTAATGAAGGACTCAGACTCTGGTAGCGGCAGAGGTTACG CAAATTCTCTCTTGGAGAGGAAGCCAAGTCTACTGACGCCCACAGGAAAGGAGTCACATACATATCTGGTGAAAGGCGAAGATCTTCAGTTGGAGTGTATTGCAGAGGGCTT cccCACACCAGAGGTGGAGTGGGTTAAAATTGGCTCCCACAAGCTTCCAGAAAGAGCCGTGGTGGAGAGTCACGGGAAGTTGCTTACTGTAGAGATGGTGAATGAAGAGGATGAAGGGAAATATATGTGCAGAGCCAAAAATCTCTATGGAGATGTTATGCattattttcatgttacagtAGAAG AGTCTCCTGAGTTTGAGATTGAACCTCAAAGTCAGTTGGTGACGATTGGAGCTGATGTGGTGATCAAGTGTGTTGTGAATGGAAATCCTCAACCTAGTGTTGTATGGAGGGTCAATGGCCAACCTCTGAATG ATGTcccaacatccaataggaaagtCTTAAAAGATGGCACCATTTCCATCCACAACGCAAAGCCTGAAAACAGTGCTGTTTACCAGTGTGAGGCCACAAACAGACACGGCACCATCCTAGCCAATGCCAACATCATGATTATGA ACATCCAGCCCCTGATCTTAACAGAAAACAATCTGCAATATATGGCAGTGGAGGGGAAAGGTGTGGTCATGCACTGTAAGGTCTTCAGCTCACCAGCATCCAGTATCACATG GAGTAAAGCTGACAGTGCCGATGCGGTGGAAGGAGAAAGGTTTTCTGTTCATAAGAATGGTTCGCTGGAGATCCAAAACATAATGAAAGAGGACATTGGGGAGTATTCTTGTTTTGCTCAAAACACTGAGGGCAAAGTTGCCATTGCCACAACACTTGAAGTCAAAG ATCCCACCAGAATAGTCGATCCTCCACGCGATTTGCGGGTTTTGGCCGGAACCACTATCCAGTTTTCATGCCAGGCAGAGTTCGATCCCTCCATTGGAGATGACTTTGAGATTCTCTGGGAAAAAGATGGCATGGCCCTCAATGGCAGTGAGAACGCACG ATATATCCTGGACGATGGAGTGCTTGAAATCATTAATGTGAACTTTGGAGACCAGGGCTTTTATGTCTGTGTGGCCAGAACACCATTTGATCAGGACATGGCGCTTGCCCAGCTTTCAGTTGTGG ATGTTCCTGATCCACCAGAGGATGTGATTCTTTCTGAACATAATGGTAGAAGTGTAAAACTGCAGTGGATTCCAGGAGATGACCATAACAGCTCCATTACTG AGTTTGTTATAGAGTTTGAGGAAAACCAACATGAGCCAGGCAACTGGAGGGAGATGATGAGAGTACCGGGGAATCATCACTCCGCTCTGCTGAAGCTTCACAGTCATGTGGACTACCGATTTAGAGTCTATGCCATCAATGAAGTGGGAAGTGGTCGGCCAAGCCAGGCCACTGAAAGATACAAAACTCCAGCATCAG CACCCGACAAGAACCCAGAAAATATCAAGATCGAAGGTCATTTGCCACAAGAAATGGATATCAACTGGGAG CCACTGTCACCTATTGAACACAACGGGCCTGGTCTGGAGTACAAAGTAAGCTACAGAAGACAAGGCAACGGAGAGGACTGGACGGAGCACATGGTGAAGAGGCACTCATTTCTGGTTACAAACACCCCAACGTTCGTCCTTTACCAGATCAAAATTCAGGCCAGAAACCACATGGGCTGGGGTCCGGAACCCAAAATAATAACAGCGTACTCAGGAGAGGATT TCCCCTCGGCTGCTCCAGAGGATGTAGCCGTAGACGTGATGAACAGCACCATGATGAAGGTCAAATGGAAACATGttcaaaaagaaaaactcaatggACATCTGGGCGGCTACAGG ATAAGCTATTGGAGGCTTCGTAGTCTGCTGGACTCAAAGAAAACACATGGTGACAAACACACATTGACATTCTCAGGCGAGAGGAACCATGCGGTGGTCACAGGGCTTAGGCCGTTCTCTGAATACAGCCTCATTGTCATGGCCTTTAACAGCAGGGGAAACGGGCCTGGCAGTCATCCGGTCAGCTTCAAAACACCTGAGGGAG TTCCTGGTCAAGCAGCTGCTTTCAGTGTTACAAACATCCAGAAACACAAGGTCACTTTAACCTGGTCTCCTCCGGTTGACGCAAATGGATTCATAACTGGCTACATCCTCCAATATCAGCTAA TAAATGACACAGAGGAACTAGGTTCTCTGATGACCCTCAACGTCTCTGCCGACAGTAATAAGCTGCACCTCCAGGATCTGGAATCACTGAGCAAATACAAGTTTTACCTACGGAGTTGCACACGGGTGGGCTGCGGACCAGCTGTCAGCGAGGAGCGCACCACTGTCCCTGAAGCGA CTTCACCAGATGTGGCTTCTTTCAACATCA GAAAATCTGGCTCACGACTTCCTCCAAGAAAAACCACTGTTTCCCCTGTGGCTAATGCTACTCTTTCGTCTATAG CTGTGTTGAATATTAGCACCTCAGTTAGTCACGACTTTGCAAATATCAGCTGGATTCCAGGCACAGAACAGAAGGAGTCAGAGTTATATATTGCCTTTATGAACAACC GTGAAGGTAACTGGAAGATTTCCGATGTGCTAAATTCTTCTAAGACTTTCCACATCATTGAAGGGCTTGAACCTGGGACTGAATACACAGTGCGTCTTATGACTAAAAGCTGGGTTGATAATTCTAGTATTTTTGAAGACGTTATCAGGACCAGTGCCACAG ATCTGGCCGGTATTCGTGGAGGCATCTCCAACCAGGGCTGGTTCATCGGGCTCATGTGCGCCATAGCTCTGCTCACCCTCATAGTGCTCATAGCGTGCTTTGTGAACCGAAATAAAGGCGGAAAGTACTCAG TGAAAGAGAAAGAGGACCTCCACCCCGACTTGGAGTCCCAGGGCATAAATGATGATACCTTCTGTGAATACAG